The following are from one region of the Arcobacter defluvii genome:
- the cas2 gene encoding CRISPR-associated endonuclease Cas2, with the protein MSKDKFNYNYAFLFYDIADEFSEAGKYRVAKVFKICKKYLKHHQKSIFRGNITPANQLKLETELKKVIDKDLDFISIIKVQNSGSFVEKTLGNDKKEVESIFI; encoded by the coding sequence GTGAGTAAAGATAAGTTTAATTACAACTACGCTTTTTTATTTTATGATATTGCCGATGAATTTAGTGAAGCTGGAAAATATAGAGTTGCAAAAGTTTTTAAAATCTGTAAAAAATATCTAAAACATCATCAAAAATCTATTTTCAGAGGAAATATCACTCCTGCAAATCAGCTCAAACTAGAAACCGAACTAAAAAAAGTGATAGATAAAGATTTGGATTTTATTTCTATAATAAAAGTGCAAAATAGTGGGAGTTTTGTAGAAAAGACTTTGGGAAATGATAAAAAAGAAGTAGAATCAATCTTTATCTAA
- the cas1b gene encoding type I-B CRISPR-associated endonuclease Cas1b: MAKNHTRYIFSMGELKRKDNSIAFRNEKGNFYIPVQDTREVYCMNEVSFNTKFLDFISRAGITLHLFNYHGNYSGTFYPKEQLISGDLCIKQALCYVENRLKIAKSIVQAIADNIHETLYHYYRHDKKDLKPTLDWLKSEPKKFLDKDITIEQIMFIEGQIWNKFYDSFKHFLSEDFLMNKRVKRPPDNPMNALVSFGNTLLYTKTISAIYTTHLNQAISFLHSPREGRFSLCLDISEAFKPVIVFKTIFDLVGRKQLQVEKHFDKSLNYALLNEDGKKIFIDAFETRLNETFMHPKLKRKTTYKHCLKLEGYKLIKYIVEGKEFVPFRLKDKM, from the coding sequence GTGGCAAAAAATCATACACGTTATATCTTCTCAATGGGTGAACTAAAACGCAAAGATAATTCAATAGCTTTTAGAAATGAAAAAGGCAATTTTTATATTCCTGTACAAGATACAAGAGAAGTTTACTGTATGAATGAAGTTAGTTTCAATACTAAGTTTTTGGATTTTATTAGTCGTGCTGGAATTACTTTGCATTTGTTTAATTATCATGGAAATTATAGTGGAACTTTTTATCCAAAAGAGCAATTAATAAGTGGAGATTTATGTATAAAACAAGCTTTATGTTATGTTGAAAATAGATTGAAAATTGCAAAATCAATAGTTCAAGCAATTGCAGATAATATTCATGAAACTTTATATCATTATTATAGACACGATAAAAAAGATTTGAAACCAACTCTTGATTGGCTCAAAAGTGAACCAAAAAAGTTTTTGGATAAAGATATAACTATAGAGCAAATTATGTTTATAGAAGGGCAGATTTGGAATAAGTTTTATGATAGTTTTAAACATTTTTTAAGTGAAGATTTTTTGATGAACAAAAGAGTAAAGCGTCCACCAGATAATCCTATGAATGCACTTGTGAGTTTTGGAAATACACTGCTTTATACAAAAACAATAAGTGCTATATATACAACTCATCTAAATCAAGCCATAAGTTTTTTGCATAGTCCAAGAGAAGGAAGATTTAGCTTGTGTTTAGATATAAGTGAGGCTTTTAAACCTGTGATTGTGTTTAAAACTATTTTTGATTTAGTTGGTAGAAAACAGCTTCAAGTGGAAAAACATTTTGATAAAAGTTTAAACTATGCACTTTTAAATGAAGATGGTAAAAAAATATTTATAGATGCTTTTGAAACAAGGCTAAATGAAACTTTTATGCATCCCAAACTAAAAAGAAAAACTACATATAAACATTGTTTAAAACTTGAAGGATATAAACTTATCAAATATATCGTAGAAGGAAAAGAGTTTGTGCCTTTTAGACTAAAGGATAAAATGTGA
- the cas4 gene encoding CRISPR-associated protein Cas4 encodes MKNLSVNGTLISYYFICKTKLWLHANRINLEDNSEDVRIGKVLHEINEEKSKQTEISIDNIKIDKITRDYLIEVKKSDSDPQAVKWQVLLYLYKLKQKGVEKKGKIEYIEKRGDKKIEFIELDEVNEKELLEVLTNIENLINQSIPPKPKFENKCKKCAYFEYCFI; translated from the coding sequence GTGAAGAATTTATCTGTTAATGGAACACTCATCTCGTACTATTTTATTTGTAAAACAAAACTATGGCTCCACGCAAACCGTATAAACTTAGAAGACAACAGTGAAGATGTTCGAATAGGAAAAGTTTTACATGAGATAAATGAAGAAAAAAGCAAACAAACTGAAATTAGCATTGACAATATCAAAATTGACAAAATCACACGAGATTATCTTATCGAAGTTAAAAAATCAGATAGTGACCCGCAAGCTGTAAAATGGCAAGTTTTACTCTATCTTTACAAACTAAAACAAAAAGGTGTAGAGAAAAAAGGCAAAATTGAATACATAGAAAAAAGAGGCGATAAAAAGATAGAATTTATCGAACTTGATGAAGTAAATGAAAAAGAACTTTTAGAAGTTTTAACAAACATCGAAAATCTTATAAATCAATCAATTCCACCAAAACCAAAATTTGAGAATAAGTGTAAAAAATGTGCTTATTTTGAATACTGTTTTATATAG
- the cas3 gene encoding CRISPR-associated helicase Cas3' codes for MDIWAKKLNDEYQTLEEHTLWVIEEALKQVDNKTLQKVANISGWSTDKIKDLIFFSAYFHDVGKATKEFQNTITTGTQSYHAMYSASVLESIGDFEFLEDDIYINLLLIITLTHHSLMPYTANSSKFIFLDKAKNFFQNYKTLYKEMLEKECSYSFNFHISDDIKFEIENIENDLKLIQQTHKLRILYTYVSGILNLADWIASARFSQTTPITIFGFIPSKDDFMSHLTFDKLRDFQDELADCTQSVLVEIPTGEGKTEGSLFWAIKNIYNENTKIIYTLPTQTTSNKLYERVQNFFDKNECGLIHSNAKIFLEKEYEKDNGIVDKQFDSNFLVSKSFNKPVTVSTIDSLLKYFINIGRFNIATKNFLNSVIIIDEVHSYDFKLMGFLKRFLELCCEHDVRVCLMSASIPNKIKELLNIKDYPVITENNLFKKKANEIIKRDYELDDDSNFIFEKFEKSKNILIIRNTVKSATDTYKYLKDMFSLDDEEIVLYHSTFKKMDKQKKEELIFEKLGSDKPFILVATQIVEVSLDIDFDVMFTDNAPIDSLIQRFGRVNRKKDENNKGEIYIYKYSKVSPYTNSYLLDLTFDVVQDGYFELGEYVQWLNTVYDKLFEMDKSVNNEVSRLFDSAYLKYDETIKKLSGINKSPDDYDLRDIDKKLQKNDYLLYDDYMNDKIKYEYTISLPTYFEKEYLYQTQEKLNYEIINLKYSFQEGIIYIDENNGLNELGE; via the coding sequence ATGGATATTTGGGCTAAAAAGTTAAATGATGAGTATCAAACTTTAGAAGAGCATACTTTATGGGTTATTGAGGAAGCTTTAAAACAAGTTGATAATAAAACACTTCAAAAGGTAGCCAATATCTCTGGTTGGAGTACAGATAAAATCAAAGATTTGATATTTTTTAGTGCTTACTTTCATGATGTTGGTAAAGCAACTAAAGAATTTCAAAATACAATCACAACTGGAACACAATCTTATCATGCTATGTATTCAGCAAGTGTGTTAGAATCAATTGGTGATTTCGAATTTTTAGAAGATGATATTTATATTAATCTTTTATTGATAATTACACTTACTCATCATTCTTTAATGCCTTATACAGCCAATTCTTCAAAATTTATTTTTCTTGATAAAGCAAAAAATTTTTTTCAAAACTACAAAACTTTATATAAAGAAATGCTTGAAAAAGAATGTAGTTACTCTTTCAATTTTCATATTTCAGATGATATTAAATTTGAAATTGAAAATATAGAAAATGATTTAAAACTAATTCAACAAACTCATAAATTAAGAATTTTATATACCTATGTATCAGGTATTTTAAATTTGGCTGATTGGATTGCTAGTGCAAGATTTAGTCAAACTACACCGATTACAATATTTGGCTTTATACCTTCAAAAGATGATTTTATGAGCCATTTAACTTTTGATAAGTTAAGAGATTTTCAAGATGAATTAGCAGATTGTACACAAAGTGTTTTAGTTGAGATTCCTACCGGTGAGGGAAAAACAGAAGGTTCTTTATTTTGGGCAATTAAAAATATATACAACGAAAATACAAAAATAATTTATACATTGCCAACGCAAACTACATCTAATAAACTCTATGAAAGAGTTCAAAACTTTTTTGATAAAAACGAGTGTGGCTTGATTCATTCAAATGCAAAAATATTTTTAGAAAAAGAGTACGAAAAAGATAATGGAATTGTCGATAAACAGTTTGATAGTAATTTTTTGGTTAGTAAAAGCTTTAATAAACCAGTAACTGTTTCTACGATAGATTCATTACTCAAATATTTCATCAATATTGGAAGATTCAATATCGCAACTAAAAACTTTCTAAATTCAGTAATTATCATTGATGAAGTGCATTCTTATGATTTTAAGTTGATGGGGTTTTTAAAAAGATTTTTAGAACTTTGCTGTGAGCATGATGTAAGAGTATGTTTGATGAGTGCATCCATACCAAATAAAATAAAAGAGTTACTAAATATAAAAGATTATCCCGTTATTACGGAAAATAATTTATTTAAGAAAAAAGCAAATGAAATTATAAAAAGAGATTATGAACTAGATGATGATTCCAATTTCATTTTTGAAAAATTTGAAAAATCAAAAAACATATTAATCATTAGAAATACCGTTAAAAGTGCGACTGATACATATAAATATTTAAAAGATATGTTTTCTTTGGATGATGAAGAAATTGTACTATATCACTCAACATTTAAAAAGATGGATAAGCAAAAAAAAGAAGAATTAATTTTTGAAAAATTAGGTTCTGACAAACCTTTTATTCTTGTTGCAACACAAATCGTAGAAGTTTCACTTGATATTGATTTTGATGTGATGTTTACTGATAATGCTCCAATCGATAGTTTAATTCAAAGATTTGGAAGAGTTAATCGTAAAAAAGATGAAAATAACAAAGGTGAAATTTATATCTATAAATATTCTAAAGTATCCCCATATACAAACTCATATCTTTTGGATTTAACTTTTGATGTTGTTCAAGATGGATATTTTGAGTTGGGAGAATATGTACAATGGCTAAATACTGTGTATGATAAACTTTTTGAAATGGATAAAAGCGTCAATAATGAAGTTTCAAGACTTTTTGATTCTGCTTATTTAAAATATGATGAAACAATAAAAAAATTATCAGGAATAAACAAATCTCCAGATGATTATGATTTAAGAGATATAGATAAAAAACTTCAAAAAAATGATTATTTACTTTATGATGATTATATGAATGACAAAATTAAATATGAATATACTATATCTCTACCAACTTATTTTGAAAAGGAATATTTGTATCAAACGCAAGAAAAATTAAACTATGAAATCATAAATTTAAAATACTCTTTTCAAGAAGGAATTATATATATTGATGAAAATAATGGTTTAAATGAATTAGGAGAATAA
- the cas5 gene encoding CRISPR-associated protein Cas5 encodes MKVIRFELEGLLNSFRIPFFRTYHKTFLAPPKTTVIGMLCNISLRPQKDFFEILDKELIDVSVVIDEISGKTKDLWSYKTLEKGNMGKSVIRRDKLFLSKYTIYVYIKEQTLFDDIFESLKNPKNTPSLGLDDELVIIKNVEDVSESIKPNDTNRVNSVFLNKGYTYKTFIKAQNKPIELPTPNLIPIKFIAFDKKGNRISKEVVEEYPQVEYINCNMQIDGVISYVDVENNNRLVFY; translated from the coding sequence ATGAAAGTAATTAGATTTGAATTGGAGGGATTATTAAATTCATTTAGAATCCCTTTTTTCAGAACATATCATAAAACTTTTTTAGCTCCACCGAAAACAACAGTTATAGGGATGTTATGTAATATCTCTTTAAGACCACAAAAAGATTTTTTTGAAATACTGGATAAAGAGCTAATTGATGTGTCGGTTGTTATAGATGAAATTAGTGGGAAAACTAAAGATTTATGGAGTTATAAAACTTTAGAAAAAGGAAATATGGGGAAAAGTGTTATCAGGAGAGATAAGCTATTTTTGTCAAAATACACTATTTATGTTTACATAAAAGAGCAAACACTTTTTGATGATATTTTTGAATCTCTAAAAAATCCGAAAAATACTCCGTCCCTAGGGCTTGATGATGAGCTTGTGATTATCAAAAATGTAGAAGATGTAAGTGAATCTATTAAACCAAACGATACAAACAGGGTTAATTCTGTATTTTTAAATAAAGGCTACACCTACAAAACATTTATAAAAGCGCAAAATAAACCAATAGAGTTACCGACACCTAATTTGATACCTATTAAATTTATTGCATTTGATAAAAAAGGAAATAGAATCTCAAAAGAGGTTGTTGAAGAATATCCACAAGTTGAATACATTAATTGCAATATGCAGATTGATGGAGTTATCAGTTATGTGGATGTAGAAAATAACAATAGATTGGTATTTTATTGA
- the cas7i gene encoding type I-B CRISPR-associated protein Cas7/Cst2/DevR — MFLNIAYITKVNVASLNGGEGSGGNVTVMKKISNANGDEFAYVSGQALRRYLKETLMQLEEKISSVDEKGNPTFLDKDKNGKETFLDLNKKIDADILNKMYKSVCDLDLFGYMLPQGGRRWSPVKVSPLVSLLPYKGEYDYLTRKQKMEDESKKSGNIVQVEIDTKNFMRGNIMINTSHIGNEINEYTYESKAILDDKEKNKRLNVLLDAIKSFNGGAKQARNLEDIAPKFIIISKQKTGNPFLLNALSVDNNDNINIENIKEALADNTTEQYTIGIAKGIFANEQEIRDIFPNVVTVAQAIEMYKNCIEA, encoded by the coding sequence ATGTTTTTAAATATCGCATATATCACAAAAGTAAATGTAGCTTCACTTAATGGTGGCGAGGGTAGTGGTGGAAATGTCACGGTAATGAAAAAAATCTCAAATGCCAATGGTGATGAATTTGCTTATGTTTCAGGTCAGGCTTTGCGAAGATACCTAAAAGAGACACTTATGCAACTTGAAGAAAAAATCAGTAGTGTTGATGAAAAAGGGAATCCAACCTTTTTAGATAAAGATAAAAATGGCAAAGAAACCTTTCTTGATTTAAATAAAAAAATAGATGCTGATATATTAAATAAAATGTATAAGTCAGTTTGTGACTTAGATTTATTTGGGTACATGTTACCACAAGGTGGTAGAAGATGGTCACCTGTAAAAGTCAGCCCATTAGTTTCATTATTACCTTACAAAGGTGAATACGATTATCTTACAAGAAAACAAAAAATGGAAGATGAAAGTAAGAAAAGTGGGAATATTGTTCAAGTAGAAATAGACACAAAGAATTTTATGAGAGGAAATATCATGATAAATACTTCTCATATTGGAAATGAAATCAATGAATATACTTATGAATCAAAAGCTATTTTGGACGATAAAGAAAAAAATAAAAGATTAAATGTTCTTCTTGATGCAATCAAATCATTTAACGGTGGAGCAAAACAAGCTAGAAATCTTGAGGATATTGCACCGAAGTTTATAATTATCTCTAAACAAAAAACAGGAAACCCATTTTTACTAAATGCTCTTAGTGTGGATAATAATGACAATATTAATATTGAAAATATCAAAGAAGCTTTGGCAGATAACACAACAGAACAATATACGATAGGAATTGCAAAAGGAATTTTTGCAAATGAACAAGAGATAAGAGATATATTTCCAAATGTTGTAACTGTTGCACAAGCTATTGAAATGTACAAAAATTGTATAGAAGCTTAA
- the cas6 gene encoding CRISPR-associated endoribonuclease Cas6, with the protein MKIFELKCITYLKQDVSFEDSFDSISKFINYSICQKDEYKQKHNQNVFNNYCFGSFFPIEKDKLYKKGNTYYFTFRTIDEKFAKELSNLLRANINNPYLQIVQVEKRDIKQFFISEIYSATPVVVSLKKENEKSHQLFWTLEKSGDIIELQNQLQENLIKKYEEFFGEKLKVSQNFIQLLEIKNHKPQSVCFTTTKNEMQKKIRLIGNKFRIIPNEDEISQKLAFLSLGVGLGEKSSYGGGFMIWKGMR; encoded by the coding sequence ATGAAAATATTTGAACTAAAATGTATAACATACTTAAAACAAGATGTATCTTTTGAAGATAGTTTTGATTCTATCTCAAAATTTATCAACTACTCAATTTGTCAAAAAGATGAATATAAACAAAAACATAATCAAAATGTATTTAATAATTACTGTTTTGGAAGTTTCTTCCCTATCGAAAAAGATAAGCTTTATAAAAAAGGTAATACTTATTATTTTACTTTTAGAACAATTGATGAAAAGTTTGCAAAAGAGCTATCTAATTTGCTACGAGCAAATATAAATAATCCATATTTACAAATTGTACAAGTTGAAAAAAGAGATATAAAACAGTTTTTTATAAGTGAAATTTATAGTGCAACACCTGTTGTAGTGTCACTTAAAAAAGAAAATGAAAAAAGTCATCAACTATTTTGGACTTTAGAAAAAAGTGGCGATATAATAGAACTTCAAAACCAACTACAAGAAAACCTAATTAAAAAATATGAAGAGTTTTTTGGTGAGAAACTAAAAGTAAGTCAAAATTTTATCCAACTACTTGAAATAAAAAATCATAAACCTCAATCTGTATGTTTCACAACAACAAAAAATGAAATGCAGAAAAAAATAAGGCTTATAGGAAATAAATTTAGAATCATTCCAAATGAAGATGAAATAAGTCAAAAGTTGGCATTTTTGAGTTTGGGTGTTGGTTTGGGTGAAAAAAGTTCGTATGGTGGTGGTTTTATGATTTGGAAGGGGATGAGATGA
- a CDS encoding VIT1/CCC1 transporter family protein → MNIVSDKKNLKKALLQQQNEINDYTIYKALALFQKDENNKKIFEKIAKEEKSHYDFWVKITKKQLHAQNLIVWWYVFLVKIFGTSFTLKSLEKRESGAEEFYKELFEIYPESKKIYEQETQHELELIDMLNDKKLLYAGAIVLGMNDALVELTGTLSGIAFAFDKSLVVGLTGLIMGIAASLSMAGSAYFEAKENPSEEINPLVYSLYTGVSYILTTAILVVPFFIFDSIIEALILMFVCAFLAIVSYNFYISVAKDLSFTKRVLQMSAITFGVAIISFLIGYLVKYYFGIEI, encoded by the coding sequence ATGAATATTGTATCTGATAAAAAAAATCTCAAAAAAGCTTTACTACAACAACAAAATGAAATAAATGATTATACTATTTATAAAGCTTTAGCACTTTTTCAAAAAGATGAAAATAATAAAAAAATATTTGAAAAAATTGCGAAAGAAGAAAAAAGTCATTATGATTTTTGGGTAAAAATAACAAAAAAACAACTTCATGCACAAAATCTAATCGTTTGGTGGTATGTTTTTCTTGTGAAAATTTTTGGAACATCTTTTACATTAAAATCTTTAGAAAAAAGAGAATCAGGAGCAGAAGAGTTTTATAAAGAACTTTTTGAAATTTATCCAGAATCAAAAAAAATATATGAACAAGAAACTCAACACGAACTAGAACTTATTGATATGTTAAATGATAAAAAACTTTTATACGCAGGTGCAATTGTTTTAGGAATGAATGATGCTTTAGTTGAATTAACAGGAACTTTAAGTGGTATAGCTTTTGCTTTTGATAAAAGTTTGGTTGTTGGACTTACTGGTCTTATTATGGGAATTGCAGCATCTTTATCAATGGCAGGGTCTGCATATTTTGAAGCAAAAGAGAATCCAAGTGAAGAGATAAATCCTTTGGTATATTCTTTGTATACGGGAGTTTCATATATCTTAACAACTGCAATTTTAGTTGTACCATTTTTTATATTTGATTCTATTATTGAAGCTTTGATTTTGATGTTTGTTTGTGCATTTTTGGCAATAGTTTCTTATAACTTTTATATAAGTGTTGCAAAAGATTTGAGCTTTACAAAAAGAGTTTTACAAATGTCAGCTATCACTTTTGGAGTTGCGATAATCTCATTTTTGATTGGATATTTAGTAAAATATTATTTTGGGATAGAAATATAA
- a CDS encoding hydrogenase maturation protease, which produces MKKNIVIGVGNMLFKDEGIGIYASEYIKQNYKFDDEDLEIIDGGTLGFKLMAYFQEYDNVIILDTVSIEDEVGGIYRLPSDVLLGLGNYRKTAHEVEIVEMLEIVSVLDSHANVTIIGIIPEDIISVEIGLTQKMEDKFEEFILNGIKEIESLGIKATKVDNIAISDVVKSMIGSYNGEHLNRIPNEEDFTHAINL; this is translated from the coding sequence ATGAAAAAAAATATTGTTATTGGCGTTGGAAATATGCTTTTCAAAGATGAAGGTATAGGAATTTATGCAAGTGAATATATCAAACAAAATTATAAGTTTGATGATGAAGACTTAGAAATTATTGATGGTGGAACATTAGGTTTTAAACTAATGGCATATTTTCAAGAATATGACAATGTAATTATTTTAGATACAGTTTCTATTGAGGATGAAGTTGGAGGAATTTATAGACTTCCAAGTGATGTTCTTTTGGGACTTGGGAACTATAGAAAAACAGCTCACGAAGTTGAAATTGTTGAGATGTTAGAGATAGTTTCTGTTTTAGATTCTCATGCAAATGTAACAATTATAGGAATTATTCCAGAAGATATAATAAGTGTTGAAATTGGATTAACACAAAAAATGGAAGATAAGTTTGAAGAGTTTATTTTAAATGGTATAAAAGAGATAGAATCTTTAGGTATAAAAGCTACTAAAGTAGATAATATTGCAATAAGTGATGTCGTAAAAAGTATGATAGGAAGTTATAATGGCGAGCACTTAAATAGAATACCAAATGAGGAAGATTTTACACATGCAATTAATCTATAA
- a CDS encoding cytochrome b/b6 domain-containing protein, which yields MTATMRIVHWANAICMVVAVITGLYIGHPYYQSFIADPAVDKYVMAWNRWGHFIVAIIFDVTAVLIGYLYFFSRFEKPYKKLIPTGKNIKEFFEVFLNLITFNRRKNFDSSHSDSYNIVFFTIFHLLLIFMLFTGLQLYVHGLASGESSIGAWWPAMLHIATDWTLNVFGGNMGVRIAHHTSMYLILVWVMCHIYYQIWRTIFWKEGDIAIVIGGSKFVREKEEK from the coding sequence ATGACAGCAACTATGAGAATCGTACATTGGGCAAATGCTATATGTATGGTTGTTGCTGTTATAACCGGTTTATATATAGGTCATCCATATTATCAAAGCTTTATTGCTGATCCAGCAGTGGATAAGTATGTAATGGCTTGGAATAGATGGGGACATTTTATTGTCGCAATTATATTTGATGTAACTGCTGTATTAATTGGTTATTTATATTTCTTTTCAAGATTTGAAAAACCATATAAAAAATTGATTCCAACAGGAAAAAATATAAAAGAGTTTTTTGAGGTATTTTTAAATTTAATAACATTTAATAGAAGAAAAAATTTTGATTCTTCTCATAGTGATAGTTATAATATTGTATTTTTTACGATATTTCACCTATTATTAATATTTATGTTATTTACTGGTCTTCAATTATATGTTCACGGATTAGCTTCAGGTGAAAGTTCTATTGGAGCTTGGTGGCCAGCAATGCTTCATATTGCAACAGATTGGACATTAAATGTATTTGGTGGAAATATGGGAGTAAGAATTGCTCATCATACATCAATGTATTTAATCTTAGTTTGGGTAATGTGTCATATTTATTACCAAATTTGGCGAACAATCTTCTGGAAAGAGGGAGATATTGCTATTGTTATTGGTGGAAGTAAATTCGTAAGAGAAAAAGAAGAAAAATAG
- a CDS encoding nickel-dependent hydrogenase large subunit: protein MAQKHLVIDPITRIEGHLRIEAIIDENNVVTDAYSSSTMFRGIEEILKGRDPRDCGLLAMRICGVCTGTHYQRSIEAVEHAFNITIPKNARLVRNLIQGALYLHDHIVHFYHLHALDWVDITEALKADPKATVAEAQKWASVSGHRPWNANEDVYAAVQERVTKYVKQGRLGIFGNAYWGSKGFKLTPEQNLIGLSHYLDALELQRDLAKMMAIFGGKNPHPQSFVVGGVTCVQDIKNPARIAEFKQILKRGQKFTKEAYLPDVYMAGTMYADEALEGIGGGIGNYMSYGDFRLDDTPFYESAKLFPSGIVKNRDLSKVFDIDQTKITEDVTHSWYEGATNLHPFDGVTKPNYTGFGKKEDNVAYLDTTKKYSWIKSPLYNDERMEVGPLARMIVGVARGDERISKYVTTFLKNGNLPTKVLFSTVGRTAARAIETELMADVMMEWVDELASNVAHGDLSTWTEFNFDNVSKEAQGYGMAEAPRGGLGHWIKIKDGKVVNYQAVVPSTWNAAPRDYKGRMGAYESSLVGTKVANPDQPLEILRTVHSFDPCIACAVHIIDTNGKELGVYKVDPIGGTSRA from the coding sequence ATGGCACAAAAACATTTAGTAATTGACCCAATTACAAGAATAGAAGGACATCTTAGAATTGAGGCAATCATTGATGAAAACAATGTTGTAACAGATGCTTACTCTTCTTCAACTATGTTTAGAGGAATTGAAGAGATTTTAAAAGGAAGAGATCCAAGAGATTGTGGTTTATTAGCGATGAGAATTTGTGGAGTTTGTACAGGAACTCACTATCAAAGAAGTATTGAAGCTGTTGAACATGCTTTTAATATTACTATTCCTAAAAATGCAAGATTAGTAAGAAACCTTATTCAAGGTGCTTTATATTTACATGACCATATTGTTCACTTCTATCATTTACATGCACTTGACTGGGTTGATATCACTGAAGCACTTAAAGCTGATCCAAAAGCAACAGTTGCAGAAGCTCAAAAATGGGCAAGTGTGTCAGGTCATAGACCATGGAATGCAAATGAAGATGTTTATGCAGCTGTTCAAGAAAGAGTTACAAAATATGTAAAACAAGGAAGACTTGGAATTTTTGGAAATGCATATTGGGGAAGTAAAGGATTTAAACTTACTCCTGAACAAAATTTGATAGGACTTTCTCACTATTTAGATGCACTTGAATTACAAAGAGATTTAGCAAAAATGATGGCTATTTTTGGTGGAAAAAATCCACATCCACAATCTTTTGTTGTTGGTGGAGTAACTTGTGTTCAAGATATTAAAAATCCTGCAAGAATTGCAGAATTTAAACAAATCTTAAAAAGAGGTCAAAAATTCACAAAAGAGGCATATTTACCAGATGTTTATATGGCTGGAACAATGTATGCTGATGAAGCTCTTGAAGGAATTGGTGGAGGTATAGGAAACTATATGTCGTATGGTGATTTTAGACTTGATGATACACCTTTTTATGAATCAGCTAAACTTTTCCCTTCAGGTATTGTAAAAAATAGAGATTTATCAAAAGTTTTTGATATTGACCAAACAAAAATTACAGAAGATGTAACTCACTCTTGGTATGAAGGTGCTACAAATTTACATCCATTTGATGGAGTAACAAAACCTAATTATACAGGGTTTGGTAAAAAAGAAGATAATGTTGCTTATTTAGATACAACAAAAAAATATTCTTGGATTAAATCACCATTATATAATGATGAAAGAATGGAAGTAGGTCCACTTGCAAGAATGATAGTTGGTGTTGCACGAGGTGATGAAAGAATTTCTAAGTATGTAACAACTTTCTTAAAAAATGGAAATTTACCAACAAAAGTTTTATTCTCAACAGTTGGTAGAACAGCAGCACGTGCAATAGAAACTGAACTTATGGCAGATGTTATGATGGAATGGGTTGATGAATTAGCTTCAAATGTTGCACATGGTGATTTATCAACTTGGACAGAATTTAACTTTGATAATGTTTCAAAAGAAGCACAAGGTTATGGAATGGCTGAAGCTCCAAGAGGTGGTTTAGGTCACTGGATAAAAATCAAAGATGGTAAAGTAGTAAATTATCAAGCTGTTGTTCCATCAACTTGGAATGCAGCTCCAAGAGACTATAAAGGAAGAATGGGAGCTTATGAATCATCTTTAGTTGGTACAAAAGTAGCAAATCCAGATCAACCGCTTGAGATTTTAAGAACAGTTCATAGTTTTGATCCATGTATTGCTTGTGCTGTACATATTATTGATACTAACGGTAAAGAGTTAGGAGTTTATAAAGTAGATCCAATTGGAGGAACAAGCCGTGCCTAA